The following nucleotide sequence is from Streptomyces sp. HUAS CB01.
GGTGGCGCCGGTGTACGACACCGTCCCGGACGCGCTCGTCGCGGCGTGCGAGCGCCGTGGGCTGCCGCTGCTCGAGGTGCCGCCGCAGACCCCGTTCACCGCGATCGCCCGCGCCGTCTGGGGGCTGATGGCCCAGGCCCGGCTCCGGGAGGTGCGCCGGGTCAGCGAGGCCCAGCAGGGCCTCGCCGGCGCGGCGGCCCGCCCCGACCCGGTGCCGGCGGTACTGCAGCAGCTGGCGTCCCGCCTCGGTGGCTGGGCCGTGCTGCTGGCCCCGGACGGCTCGGCCCTGCACGTGGCCGGCCGGGCGCCGTCCCGCGAGGCGCGCGAGGCCGTGGGGCGGCTGGCGCGCGTGGTGAGCCCGGAGCCCGATGGCGCGGAACCCGCCGACGACACGGCCGCTCCCCCTTCACGGGCCGCCGGCGCCCAGGCGGAGCCGGGCGCACCGGCGGGAACCACACGTCGGCCGCCCTCGTCGGCGACCGACACCGTCGGGGAGACGCACCTCGCGGCCTACGCCCTCGGCGGCGGCCAGGGTCTGGTCCTCGGAGTCGCCGCCGAGGGGCGCGAACCGGGAGGGCACACGATCGCCGGGGTCGCCGTCGTCCTGCTGTCCCTGCTCACCGCGCCGCACCAGGGAGCCGACGCGAGCGGGCGGACCGCCGCGCTGGTACGGCTGCTGCTGGGCGGTACGCCCGCGGAGGTGGTCCGCGACCTGGGCCCCGGTCCCTGGACGGTGGTGCACGGGACGCGACCGGGGCAGCCGGACCGGATCGCGGCCTCCGCCCTCGGCGCGGCCCTGGGCAGCACGCTGGTGGACACCGACGGGGAGACGGTACGGATCCTGCTCTCCGGCGACCGGCGCATCGAGCCCCAGCCGGGCTGGACCCTGGGCGTGAGCGCCCCGGCCACGGCGGAGGAGCTGGGCACCGCCGACACCGCCGCCGCCCGCGCCCTGCGCCGTGCGGAGGCGACCCGGGTCCCGCTCGCCCGCCAGCGCGACGCGGGCCTCGGCGAACTGGTCGCGCCCGACGAGGCCGCCGTCCACGCCCGCACCCTGCTCGCGCCGGTCGCGGACTCCCCCGCGCTCGCCGAGACCCTGCGGGTCTGGCTCTCGCTCCACGGCAGCTGGGACCGCACGGCGGTGGCCCTGGGCGTCCACCGCAACACCGTCCGCCAGCGCATCGCGCGGTGCGGCACGCTGCTGGGCGTCGACCTGGACGACGCGGACGTACGGATGGAGCTGTGGTTCGCGCTGCGGTACGCGTGAGGACCGGGCGGGTCGCGTTGCGGAACGTTGCCCCGCGGTTCCGTGGGGAACCCACGATTCTGCCGCCCCAAGGCTGTCGCTCCGCCCCAAGTCCCCAACCGCTCAGCCGTGTTGGAATTCCGGCATGGCCTCTTCCGCCGACGGAACCATCACCCCGGCCCCGGACGGGACCGGCAGCCGCCTGCGCGCCGAGATCGAAGGACTCCGGGAGGAGGCGACGCGCCAGAGGAATCTGGCCCACCGCAGGGCCGAGTTCTGGGCCAGGACCGATATCGCGCTCGGCTTCCCCGCCGCGCTGCTCGCCGGCGTCGCCGGAGCGACGGGGCTGGCCACCGCGGGCGCCCGGATCCCCGCGGCGCTACTGGCCCTCGCCTCCGCGGGATTCGCCGCGGGCGCGGGGTTCCTGCGGAGCGCCACCCGCTGCCGGGCCAACAAACGCGCCCGGCACGCGTGGGCGACCGTGGAGGGCCGGGCCGCGGTGAAGCTGGCGCAGTCGCGCACGACCCCCGCGGACCTGGCCGAACTGCTGGATCACCGCCTCGCCGCGCTGTCGGCGTACGACGGCGAGGACCCGCAACCGGGGCAGCCGTCCGTCACGGCGGGCTGAGCGCCCACCGGCTGCCGACTGTAGTCACCGGACTGCGACTGCACGCAGCGGGGCCGACTAGATGATCTCCCCCATCCACATGCGCCGCCCCAGCTCGTCCAGCTCGGTCCGCCGCTCCGCGTACTCAGGCAGGGCGTGCCCCAGCAACCGCCAGAAATCCTCCCCATGCCCGGAGACACGTACATGCGCGAGCTCGTGGGCAACGACATAGTCCACGAGATGCATGGGCAGTTGGAACAGCGGCCAGCCGAGACTCATCCGCCCGGCTCCGATTCCGCCGTCGGACGGACGATAGCTGCCCCAGCGGCCGCCGAGATCCGACACGTCCAGTGCCGGTTCCGCGACTCCCATACGCGCCGCCCAGGGTTGGAGCCTGCCCCTGGCCCACTCACGGCCCGCGCGGCAGTACCAGTCGACCAGCGCAGACCGACCCCGGGACGGGTTCTCAGCCTGTTCCTGATTGAGGAGCAGGCGCCCGGCGACGAGCCGGACTCCGGCGTCCTCCGGGCGCTCGGCGTCGATGGCCAGCCGATACGTCCGCCCCAGATACCGGAACACCTCGCCCTCGACGAGACGCTTGGGCGGGTTCAACGGTCGGGTTCGCTCCCTTTGCGCCGTCTTGGCTACCACCCATGCCCGGTGAGCCCGGACGAACGCGAGGGCGTCGGCCGCCGGACGTCCCTGGGGCGCGTGAAGGGTGACCGCAGCATCCATCTCCACCGTGAGCGCGAACCGCTTGCGCCGGGTACTGACGCGCACGTCGAGTTCCAGTCCGTCAACAGCGAGCCGATCACCCTCGACAAGGGCGATCGGCTCGGCTGGATCGACGGTGGAGGCGGTCACCCTGCCTATTCTCCCCTCAGCCTGGCCAGAAAGGACGCCCGGTTCTGCGCGGCGTAGGCGGCGAGCCGTTCCGCGAGATCGCGAAGTGCCGTCCACTCCGCGCCCACTGGCCGCAGCCGGCCCTTGACCAGATCCATCCTGATCTTGTCGGCGAGGAGGGCAAGATCCTGGTGCTGGCCCTGGTATGCGGCCTTGGCCATGGTGTGGGCCGCTGTGTCACACACCGTTCCGACCACCGACCGCAGGTCCGCCGCACTCGTGTCGATGTCCGGGTTCTCCCCCGCCTCCCTGTCCAGCAGCCGGTACAGCCGCTGCTCCAGCGGGGAGAGTCCCGCAAACCTGGGATCCTCCTCGTCCTCCTGCCGGGCCTGCTCGAAGAGCGGCCCGAAAGCCTCGATCTGCTCCTCGAACCGCCCGGGCATCTCTCGCAGGATCTCTTGCAGCCGCTCCGAGAGCCGGACGTACTTCTCCGGGTCCTCCCGCTTGACCCGCTCCTCCAGGTGGAAGCGGAGGGCATGCCCCATCTCGGCTGCCGCCTCACGCGGGGGCATGGCGCGTACCTTCTCGTCGAACAGCGGCGACGCCAATGACACCGGAGCGATCACCTGGTCGATCTCGGGGCCCTCCAGATGCTCGGCGATCAGCGCGCGCACCTTGCGCCCGTATGTGCGCATCGTGAAGGACCCGCCCGCCGCGTCACGGTGGAGGGTGCGGATGCGCTTCTGCAGCAGGCCCCAGCGACGTGCGTCGCCCAGATGGTCCAGGCCGTCCTCATGCGGCAGCACCCGCTCCAGGACGGTGAGGAAGTGGTGCAACACCTCGTCGAAGCCCTGGCGGGTCGATTCGTCGTCGAAGGCGAGGGCGGCGGAGCGCACGGCGGCGAAGTCGACGAGGTCGGCGTCGGTGACGCCGACCTGAGCGCTGAGGTAGCGGCGCACCGCCTCGGCCGCCGGCTCCAGACCGTCGATCTCCTCTGCCATGCTGCGCATCGTGTCGTCGACGTCCTCCTTCCGGTAGTCGGCGAGTGCGCTGCTCAGGTGCTCGAAGACGCCGTAGTAGTCGACGACGTACCCGACCTTCTTGTCCGTCATCGGCCGGTTCACCCGGGCCACTGCCTGGAGCAGTTCGGCATCCCGGATCGGGCGGTCCAGGTAGAGCGCCTGTTCACGCGGCGCGTCGAACCCCGTGAGCAGCATGGACTTGACGATCAGGAAGGCCACGGGGCTCTCCGGGTGCACCGGGTCGGGGCCGATGGCCGATGCCTCCGGCTGCTCCACTCCTTCCTGTGACCACGGGTTGTCCCCCATGCCGCCCGGCTCCTGCGTCTCCTGCACCGGGGAGTGGAACGGGGTGGTGGCGACCCACTCGGGCTCTGGCGGCGGCGTGGGGAACGCCTCGTGGAAGCGCTCGATGTACGCCGCCTGCCGCACCGGGTCCGTCCAGTAAAGCCACCGGCGCCACTTGCGCTCCTTGCCCGGCGAGATGACGGGCACGAAGTCGATCCGGCGCAGCAGTGAACGGAACTGGTACGCCTGGAACAGATAACGCGTGCGCGAGGGCAGCTCGTCGAGAGGGATTCCGGCGACCGACTCCGGCCGGAACGCGGCCAACTCCACCATCAGAGCGTCCCGCGCGGCACGCAGCGCGTGGTGGTACTCGACGGCCGCTTTCCGACTCACTGCGGCGACCTGCGCCTTGAACCCTCCGCCGGGCAGCACCGTCGTCACCCAGTGCTCCAGCATGTCCTCGGCCTTGGCCCGGATCATCGGCGTCGACTCGGCGACGTCCCGCTCGGTGGGCCAGCGGTTCAGCAGCTCGCGCCGCTCCTCGTCGGTGCGGTCTTGGATGAGGTCCTCGAAGTTCCGGTCCAGACCGTCCTTGTCGAAGACCTGCCCCTCGCCGGTACGGCCCTCGTAGCGGATCCGCACGACGACGCCGTCGTTCTCGGCGTCTGCCATCCGGTACATGTCCAGGAATTTCCGGTCCGGTCCACCGCTGAAGATCCGGCGGGTGTCCTCGGCCTTGCCCGTCATGATCGGGGTGCCGGTGAAGCCGATTTTCGCCGCGTTGGGGATCGCCTTGCGCAGGGCGGCATGCAGCAGGCTCGTGTGCGACCGGTGTGCCTCGTCGACGAGGACGAGGATGTCCGGGGAGGTGTTGCACTCGGGAAAGTTCGGCGCCGACGGCAACTTCGCCGCCCGCCGCTCCCGTCGGGCCTTCTCGGCATCGTCGTACTCGGCAGCCAGATCCCGCTCGTCGCCGTCCCCGTCCGCCTCCGCCGCGAAGGCGAATCCTCCGGCACCGTACTTCTGGATCATCGCGAACACGATCCGCCGGCCGCCGTCCCTCAGCAGCCCCTGCATCTGGGTCGCGGTCTTGGCGGTCTCCACCTCGGACTCGCTCAGCTTGAGCGTACGGGCCAACTGCTCCTGCAACTGGGTACGGTCCGTGACCACGACCACCATGAACTCGCTGAGTCGGTGGTGCAGATGCATCCGGCGGACGAGGAACGTCATGGTGAGGCTCTTGCCGGAGCCCTGGGTATGCCAGATGAGACCGCCGCGCTCGTCCTCGAGGACCGGTCCGCCACGCGTCTTGCCCGTGAGCAGCTTGCGGACCGCCTTCTCGGCAGCCCGGTACTGCTGGTGCCGTGCGACGGCCTTGACGGTACGGCTGCCGCCCGACTCGGTCTGAACGGGCAGAGGGATCACGTAGTGGCGCACGACCCTCAGCAACGCGGCCGGACGCAGGACGACACCCACCAGCATGTGCCGCTCGTTGAGCTTGCCGATGCCGTCGGGCAGTTCGGCGGTGAGAGTCGCCTTGCTCTCCGGCTCGATGCTCCGCCAGGGGTGGAAATGCTCCGGGGTGGACGTGACCGTGCCGAGGTACGCGGTCTCGGCCGTGGCCGCGACGAGCAGTTGGACGGTACGGAAGAGCTCCGGAACCCCGGCGGGCAGCGCCAGGTCCGTCGCGTCCCGTTCGTCGTCGGGCAGCGGGTCTCCCGCGTAGTGCCGCAGGTCGAGGACGGCATCGCGGATCGGGTCGGCGAGGTCGGGGCTCTTGCACTCGACGGCGACGAGCGGAATCCCGTTCACGAAGAGGACGATGTCGAGGATCGACACCTCGCCGGAGCGGTTCCGCACGTGGAGCTGGTCGACGACGGTGAACTCGTTGCGCCCGGTGCGGTCCTCGTGCCACTCGATGTACTGGACGATGGCGGAGGGTCCGCCGTGCTCGGTGGAGGGACCGGCGAGGAGCAGCCCGCTGAGGAGCAGGTCGGTGGCGGCGAAATTGGCCTTGTCGATGCCGGCGCCGAGGGACACGGACGCAAGCTCGCTGATGGAGCGTCTGACGTCCGTCTCGCCCATCCACGGCTCGCCGTCGGCGGCACGGAGGTTGATGCGGCGCAGCGCCTTGCCGAGCGTGTCGACGAAGAACGGGGCATCTGCATCGAGGGTGCCGACGTCCTTGCCCGGGACGTGCGTCCAGCCCATCGCCCGGAGCTGCGCGACGGTCGGCCGCTCCACCTCGTCCCGCTCGACCTGCATTGCCGCCATGCCCCCACGCCCCTCGCCCGCCGCCACACCCGTGCAGGTGATCCATTCTGTGCGATGGGCGGGCGACGGGCGAGAGTTTCAGCCGCTTGGGCCACCTGCTATTCGGGGTGGTCGGCGCGGACTGGAACGGTGTGCCGGGCACCCCGGCTCCACGCGATGCGGTGCACGTCGCGCAGGGACTCCACAAGTCGGGCGATGACATAGCGGAGCTGCTCGGGGGTAGCGGAGCGGTCACCCAGGAGGTCGTCGGTGTGATCGAGGAGATCGGCGGCCATGCCGAGCTGCACGCTTTCGATGTTGTCGGCGAGGCGTGAGACATAGCCGTCACCGTCGCCGATGAGGTAGCAGGGCTTGCCCTCGGCCCCGGTCCAGGGAAGCAGGCGAAGTGCCTCCGTGGTGTGACGGATCACGCCGCCACCTCCCGTCCGTGGATGACGCACGGGCCGATGTCGACGCCGTGAACCGTGAGCCAGAGGGCCCGGCGACGGGCCCGCTGGCGGCGGGCCTCGGCCTGGCGGCGTTCGTGGGCGAGGAGGTAGGGACGTACGAGGGGGCTGTCCTCGCCTCGGTAGTACGGGGTGGGGGCGTGGGTGGGGCGGGGCGGAAGCGGCAGCCGAGGCGCGGGGCGGTGGTCTACGGCTGGCGGAGGCCACAGGAGCCTCCGGAGCGGGTCGATCAGTCGGGCGATACAGTGCGACACGTCATCAACTCCTGGTTAGTTGAGGGCCACGCCCCCGGACCGTTCACGTCGGTCGCGGGGGTCTGTGCTTGCGGCTCTCCCGGGCGGTTCCGGCGGGCCAACTCGCTCTGTAGCGATTCATTCACAGCCTGAGACCGGTAGGACTACCCTGACCAGGGGGTTCGGTGTGACAGAGCGCTTGTCTCAAGGGAGTTGACGGATGAGCAACGTCTACGGGGAGTGGCTGAAGGCCCAACGTGAGGCCGCCGACCTCACCCAACAGGAACTGGCCGACATCGCGTTCATGACCCGCTCGCATATCGCGCACATCGAGGCGGGCCGCCGCACGCCGTCGAAGGAGGACGCGAAGCGGCTGGACAGGGCGCTGGGCACGGGGGACGTGCTGAGCAGCTTCCTGCCGCAGGAGGACGTGGCGGTCGCGGACTACTTCGAGACGGCGCGGCAGCTGGAGCAACAAGCGACGGTGATCCAGGAGTTCGCGCTCTCGCTCGTGCCCGGCATCCTCCAGACGGAGGGGTACGCGCGTGCCGTTCTGCGGCCTGGTGCCACCCCTCGGAGTGAAGAGGAATGTGACAGGCTCCTCGTCACACGGCTGGAGCGAGGGCAGGTCCTCTCCAACCCAGTTACTCCACTGGTCTGCGTTCTCTTGGATGAGGCGGTACTGCGCCGCCATGTCGGGAACCACAAGATCATGTCGGAGCAACTGAACCACATCGTTCGCATGGCAGAGAGCGAACGTGTTCGAGTGCACGTCCTTCCCTTCGGAGTCGGCTACCACCAGTTGCTCCAAGGGATGCTGTCGCTGATGACGTTCGACGACCAGCCCCCCGTTGCCTACGGCGAGGGTGTCCTCATGGGCAGGTTGCACGACTCCCCCGCCCTGGTTGAGACCATGCAACGCACCTACACTCTCGCCTTGGGCGACGCGCTCCCCCGCAAGGAATCGGTCGCCCTACTGAAAGCGACAGCGAAGGATTACGGGCAACATGACTGACGGCATCGTCCCGAACGCGGCTGCATTGATCGGTTGGCGCAAGTCGTCCTACAGCAGCGGGGATGGTGGAAGCTGCGTCGAGGTCCTGGACGACTACCCGTCAGGCGTCCCGGTCCGCGACTCCAAGGATCCGCACGGACCTGCGCTGGTCTTCCCGTGCGCCGTCTGGGACAGCTTCGTGGAGGCCCTGAAGGAAAACTGCGTCTGACTCAGGCGCTGCCGCCCAGCAGGTCGCTCACCATGCCTCGCTTGAAGTCCCTCAGCTTCGCGAGCTCTGCCTCGTCAAGGCGCTGCTGCACCGTAACCGCCGCCAACCGCTTAAGGATGGCCAACTGCTCCGTAACCGCGAGTCGAGGGAATGGACAGTCGCGAACGTCCTCCCCATTGATGCTGGCCTGAGAAATGGCACTCTTCGCGCGCACCCGAAAGTGCTTCCTCGACAGCACGTCACCCAGCCACATTTCAACAAAGGCGGGAACGGCTCGGTCAGCGCGAATCTTGCATCGCATCATGTTCGACTCGAACACGGTAGGCTCAGCCAGTTCACGGACTGCTGTTGATTTCCCGACCAGTTCGGGGGTGTTGACACGGTTGATGACAATGTCGCCGACCGCGAGCCCGTAACGGCTGACCTCTGTTTTCGTAGTCGAAATGCGAAGCAGATTCCTCGTGAAATCCGATGGCCCCCCTCTAAAGCTTTCGATACGAACAATGGGAGTACCCTCGACCCCGTAGGAAGATGCAGATTTGTAAATCCCGTTCTGGGGGCCGTACTCGATAACATCCTCGAATGAACCCACCCCGACACCAGCGAGCTGTGCAGCGGTCATCCCCGTCCTGAGCTGCTCCAACTTTACGAGGGACCTCTCGACGGCACGCTCCTGCGCCGATACAGATTCGATCAACTCGACGATCCGTCGCTGCTCAGACAACGGCCTCACCGGAAACAGCAGCGCTCCGAACCGGTTTCCGCCAAGGTGCGAAATGCTCGTCTTCTCTGCAACGCTGGCAAAAACACCCTGGGCCCGCCACCGCACAAACACCGCTTGCGCATATTCTGAGAGAACCTCACCTCCTGGGCGAAACCTGATCAGCGTGTTCTGGAAGCAATAGGCTCCCGGAGCGCCCGTGTAAATTGCGCTACGTCCCACCATCCGAAGGTTCTCCTGCCCTTCGTTGAGCAGGATGTCTCCTGGACGCAGCCCATATACCTCACGCTCCGTTCGCGAGAACCCCATTGTCTTGATGTCGGACAGATCGATCTGCCCTTCGTAGACGTTGGCGACTCTCAGGTAAGGATGCTGCCCCGCAGCGTCTCGGCTGCTCGGCGAGAGCTGCTTGCCCATGCGCACCTCGCCGATTTCCCGTACGGGAACCCAACGGATCCCGGCGTCAGCTGACATAGCCCAGCTCCTCCAGGAACCCGTCCAACGTCGCCGCCACACGCTCGCGCTCCGCGCGGATCTCCGTCAGCGACACCGCGTACTTGTCCGCCCACGCCCCACACACGTCGACCAACTCCCGCCGACGCCGCACCACATGCCCCTCCAGCTTCCCCGCCAAGTCATCCCGCAGCAGCTCCAGCACCACCCGGCGCTCCCCCTCCGGGTCCTCCGCGTACCGCTGCCGAGCGGCAATCAGCCTCGGCGGGTCCTCGGTCAATTTGGTCGGGTCCGGCCACGGCGTGAACCAGAACTCCGCCTCCAGCTTCTTGATGCGCGCCGCGGCCTTCGTGCGTTCCTTCTTCACGTGCGCCAGCTCCGCGAGCTGCTCCACGCTCAGCTCGGCCTGCTCCCGTGTGACATCGTCCTCGTCACCATCAGCCTCACCGTCCTCCGACGGTTCCGGCTCCGCGTTGAGTTCCTTCCACCGGGCATCCAGCTCCGTCTTGCGCGCGTCCGCCTCGGCCAGTTCCGTCAGGAACTCCGGCACGATCGCGGCGACCACCTTGTGGGCGTACGCCTGGCGCCGCTCCGCAGCCGTGCGCTTGCGCAGCTTCTTCGTCTTCGGGTCCTGTTCCGGCGCGAGTAGCGTCTCCACGTTCTCGACCCAGCCGTCCAGCACTCCGGCGAAGCCGTTCTCCGACAAGGCCAGCAGGTCGTACTTCGCCTCGTACCACCAGCCGGCCACCGCGCCCGCCAACGCGTACCGGTCGAGCAAGCCGATGCCGCCCAGCCGCTCCACGAACGATTCGATCAGGGAGCCGCGTACGGCCATAAGGGCCGCCTTGCGCTCCGACGCCGTCAGGTCGGCAAGCCGCTCGGGCGTGGCGGCCACCGCCTCCAGGTGGCGGGCCTCTTCCTCCCACCACTTGGCGAACGCGACACGCAGCGCCTCCTCACGGGGACGCGCCAGCTCCGCGAGCCGGGCCGCGTCCGGGCGCTCGCCCTCCGGGAGGAAGTCCACATACTCCGGGTCCAACGGCTCCCGCTCCGCGAACAGGTCCTCCAGCCCGATCTCGTACGCGTCGAGCAGTTCCCTCTTCGCCTCGATCTCCGCACGCGGCATCCCGCCCACCAAGTGCGCCCGCACATCCTGCGGCTCCGGTGGAGGCGTGTTGTCCACGTACCGGCGGATGTTGAGGTTGTAGTCGTTCTCCCGCAGCTCCTCGCGCTTGACCACGCGCGCGAAGCCGGGAACGTTTTCGTACTCGCGGAACGTGGTGACGATCTTCTCCGCGTGCTCGGGAAGCAGCACGTTCTGCGCCCGCTCCGCGTGGAACTCGCGATCCGCGTTGATGAAGAGGACCCGGCCGTCCCGCTGCGGGTCCTTCTTGCCAGGCGGGCGGAGTACCAGGATGCAGGCGGGGATGCCGGTCCCGTAGAAGAGGTTCGGAGCGAGGCCGATAACCGCCTCGATCGCGTCCTGCTCGATCAGCTCGGACCGGATGTCCTGCTCACCGCCGCCCCGGAACAGCACGCCGTGCGGCATGACCGTGATGACCATGCCGCCGTGCCCCTCCCGCTTGGTCATCCAGAGCATGTGCTGGAGGAACATCAGGTCGGCCTTGCCGCGTTCACTCGTCTCGCCGTACTTCGCCCGCTCCGCCTTGTGCGGGAAGTCGGTAAGCGAGTAGTCCATCGAGAACGGCGGATTGCTCAGGACCCCGTCGAACCGGTCCGCATCCGACTTCGGCGTGTGCGCCGGCTCGGACAGCGTGTCGCCCGTCCGCAGGTCGAAGCGGGTGCTGACGCCGTGGAGCACCATGTTCATCGTGGACATGATCCAGGAACCGCTGTTGGCGTCCTGGCCGGCGAAAAACATGTCCGTGGCGTCCCCGCCATGCTCTTCCACGTACTCCTTGGCATGGATGAGCATGCCGCCCGAGCCGACGCACGGGTCGTAGATCCGGGTGTTCTGCCGGGGGTCCAGCAGCTCGACCATCATGCGGACGACCGCACGCGGGGTGTAGAACTCGCCGCCCTTGCGGCCCGCCGAGTCCGCGAACTCCTTGATCAAGTACTCGTAGGCGGCGCCGATCAGGTCGGGGAACTCGAAGTCCTCCGTCCTCAGCCGCACTCGCCCGAAGTGCGCGATCAGCAGCTTCAGCCTCTGGTCGGCGAGCTTCGCCGCACCCGCGGCGGCACCTGAGCCACCGATGCGGTTGAAGTCGAGCTGGTCGAACAGGCCCTTGAGCTTGGCGTTCTGCCCCTCAAGGGCCTGGAGCGCGGGCCGCAGCCGCTCCTCGTTGACGTTGTGGATGCCGGACGAGATCCACTTCCAGCGGGCGTTCTTGGGGACGAAGAGAACACCGCGCTCGCTGTACGGGGCCGCGTCCTCCAGGAAGCTGTCCAGCAGCTCCCCCGACAGTCCCAGCTCGTTCTCCGCCTGCTCTCTGATCCGCTCGCGTGCCGCCTCGAACTCGTCGTTGGCCCGCTTCAGGAACAGCAGACCGAAGATGTAGTCCTTGTACTCGGAGGCGTCCATCGTGCCGCGGAGGATGTCCGCGGCGGCGAAGAGATGGCGCTCCAACTGCGCGAGCGTGAGCTTGGCCACGTACCCGTCTTCCTACGACCCGATATGACGTAGGAACCCTACGGCGATCCCGGGTCGGGGTGAAAACGATCGCCCGAATTCGGTCTGCTTCCGTCAGTACGCGGTGATCCCGAGTCCCTTCTCGACGAACTCGAACACATCCGTGTACGGATCGCGCAGGCTCTTCGGCACATGCTCCGCATGCGCCTCGTTCATCTTCCGCGCCCGCTTCTTCGCCTCGGCGAAGCTGCCTGACGGGATCTGCTCCGGCAGCACCGTCTTGATGTTCGCCGCGCTGCCCGCGAACGGCAGCCTGTCCGCCGCCATGTCACAGACGCCGCCGAAGGTACCGGTCACCGACTTGTGGTGGAG
It contains:
- a CDS encoding type I restriction endonuclease subunit R is translated as MAAMQVERDEVERPTVAQLRAMGWTHVPGKDVGTLDADAPFFVDTLGKALRRINLRAADGEPWMGETDVRRSISELASVSLGAGIDKANFAATDLLLSGLLLAGPSTEHGGPSAIVQYIEWHEDRTGRNEFTVVDQLHVRNRSGEVSILDIVLFVNGIPLVAVECKSPDLADPIRDAVLDLRHYAGDPLPDDERDATDLALPAGVPELFRTVQLLVAATAETAYLGTVTSTPEHFHPWRSIEPESKATLTAELPDGIGKLNERHMLVGVVLRPAALLRVVRHYVIPLPVQTESGGSRTVKAVARHQQYRAAEKAVRKLLTGKTRGGPVLEDERGGLIWHTQGSGKSLTMTFLVRRMHLHHRLSEFMVVVVTDRTQLQEQLARTLKLSESEVETAKTATQMQGLLRDGGRRIVFAMIQKYGAGGFAFAAEADGDGDERDLAAEYDDAEKARRERRAAKLPSAPNFPECNTSPDILVLVDEAHRSHTSLLHAALRKAIPNAAKIGFTGTPIMTGKAEDTRRIFSGGPDRKFLDMYRMADAENDGVVVRIRYEGRTGEGQVFDKDGLDRNFEDLIQDRTDEERRELLNRWPTERDVAESTPMIRAKAEDMLEHWVTTVLPGGGFKAQVAAVSRKAAVEYHHALRAARDALMVELAAFRPESVAGIPLDELPSRTRYLFQAYQFRSLLRRIDFVPVISPGKERKWRRWLYWTDPVRQAAYIERFHEAFPTPPPEPEWVATTPFHSPVQETQEPGGMGDNPWSQEGVEQPEASAIGPDPVHPESPVAFLIVKSMLLTGFDAPREQALYLDRPIRDAELLQAVARVNRPMTDKKVGYVVDYYGVFEHLSSALADYRKEDVDDTMRSMAEEIDGLEPAAEAVRRYLSAQVGVTDADLVDFAAVRSAALAFDDESTRQGFDEVLHHFLTVLERVLPHEDGLDHLGDARRWGLLQKRIRTLHRDAAGGSFTMRTYGRKVRALIAEHLEGPEIDQVIAPVSLASPLFDEKVRAMPPREAAAEMGHALRFHLEERVKREDPEKYVRLSERLQEILREMPGRFEEQIEAFGPLFEQARQEDEEDPRFAGLSPLEQRLYRLLDREAGENPDIDTSAADLRSVVGTVCDTAAHTMAKAAYQGQHQDLALLADKIRMDLVKGRLRPVGAEWTALRDLAERLAAYAAQNRASFLARLRGE
- a CDS encoding PucR family transcriptional regulator, which translates into the protein MPDSTAPQGAPSAPPTPPVPLTALLAREDLGLRLVAGVPESGGAEGVRIQWVHTSEMADPYPYLLGGELLLTAGVLLKDPEMYAARVVEAGGAAIGFGVAPVYDTVPDALVAACERRGLPLLEVPPQTPFTAIARAVWGLMAQARLREVRRVSEAQQGLAGAAARPDPVPAVLQQLASRLGGWAVLLAPDGSALHVAGRAPSREAREAVGRLARVVSPEPDGAEPADDTAAPPSRAAGAQAEPGAPAGTTRRPPSSATDTVGETHLAAYALGGGQGLVLGVAAEGREPGGHTIAGVAVVLLSLLTAPHQGADASGRTAALVRLLLGGTPAEVVRDLGPGPWTVVHGTRPGQPDRIAASALGAALGSTLVDTDGETVRILLSGDRRIEPQPGWTLGVSAPATAEELGTADTAAARALRRAEATRVPLARQRDAGLGELVAPDEAAVHARTLLAPVADSPALAETLRVWLSLHGSWDRTAVALGVHRNTVRQRIARCGTLLGVDLDDADVRMELWFALRYA
- a CDS encoding helix-turn-helix domain-containing protein translates to MSNVYGEWLKAQREAADLTQQELADIAFMTRSHIAHIEAGRRTPSKEDAKRLDRALGTGDVLSSFLPQEDVAVADYFETARQLEQQATVIQEFALSLVPGILQTEGYARAVLRPGATPRSEEECDRLLVTRLERGQVLSNPVTPLVCVLLDEAVLRRHVGNHKIMSEQLNHIVRMAESERVRVHVLPFGVGYHQLLQGMLSLMTFDDQPPVAYGEGVLMGRLHDSPALVETMQRTYTLALGDALPRKESVALLKATAKDYGQHD
- a CDS encoding DUF397 domain-containing protein — encoded protein: MTDGIVPNAAALIGWRKSSYSSGDGGSCVEVLDDYPSGVPVRDSKDPHGPALVFPCAVWDSFVEALKENCV
- a CDS encoding restriction endonuclease subunit S, which codes for MSADAGIRWVPVREIGEVRMGKQLSPSSRDAAGQHPYLRVANVYEGQIDLSDIKTMGFSRTEREVYGLRPGDILLNEGQENLRMVGRSAIYTGAPGAYCFQNTLIRFRPGGEVLSEYAQAVFVRWRAQGVFASVAEKTSISHLGGNRFGALLFPVRPLSEQRRIVELIESVSAQERAVERSLVKLEQLRTGMTAAQLAGVGVGSFEDVIEYGPQNGIYKSASSYGVEGTPIVRIESFRGGPSDFTRNLLRISTTKTEVSRYGLAVGDIVINRVNTPELVGKSTAVRELAEPTVFESNMMRCKIRADRAVPAFVEMWLGDVLSRKHFRVRAKSAISQASINGEDVRDCPFPRLAVTEQLAILKRLAAVTVQQRLDEAELAKLRDFKRGMVSDLLGGSA
- a CDS encoding M48 family metallopeptidase: MTASTVDPAEPIALVEGDRLAVDGLELDVRVSTRRKRFALTVEMDAAVTLHAPQGRPAADALAFVRAHRAWVVAKTAQRERTRPLNPPKRLVEGEVFRYLGRTYRLAIDAERPEDAGVRLVAGRLLLNQEQAENPSRGRSALVDWYCRAGREWARGRLQPWAARMGVAEPALDVSDLGGRWGSYRPSDGGIGAGRMSLGWPLFQLPMHLVDYVVAHELAHVRVSGHGEDFWRLLGHALPEYAERRTELDELGRRMWMGEII